One region of Mesobacillus boroniphilus genomic DNA includes:
- a CDS encoding TAXI family TRAP transporter solute-binding subunit, whose protein sequence is MNINWKKKAIAAVAGLSLVLTSACGNGGSSETSGEAAEIKYQDYPKTVKIGTASQGGTYFIVGGGLASLLEQKLDITANVEVTGGPVHNMQLTQAGEQDIGMVTLGPAYEGYTGSGEWTGGNKMEDVRIVFPMYTTPIHWWALEKSGVKKIEDIKGQRVGVGPAGGTSGTYVPLIHEVLGLDTDNVQAGASDMASQQMDGQLDIIGYAAGIPISAVSEIEVQRKINFFGIEGEMRDKVIEKFPYFFPFTIPADTYTTLDKDIETIAMFNFGIVRKDANQDFVYDLVKAYHENHDMLVKTHVSMEEAVEKAILINKDVPLHPGAIKYYEEKGIELPESVYPPEMNKK, encoded by the coding sequence ATGAATATCAATTGGAAAAAGAAAGCGATTGCAGCAGTTGCTGGATTGTCACTGGTTTTGACATCGGCCTGCGGAAATGGGGGAAGTAGCGAGACGAGCGGTGAAGCAGCTGAAATCAAATATCAGGATTATCCAAAGACCGTTAAAATTGGAACTGCTTCACAGGGAGGCACTTATTTCATTGTTGGTGGAGGATTAGCCTCATTATTAGAACAAAAGCTGGATATTACAGCTAATGTTGAAGTAACAGGGGGACCTGTCCATAATATGCAATTAACCCAGGCGGGCGAACAGGATATCGGAATGGTAACACTTGGTCCTGCATATGAAGGATATACCGGAAGCGGGGAATGGACAGGTGGAAACAAGATGGAGGATGTCCGGATTGTTTTTCCTATGTATACCACACCGATTCATTGGTGGGCGCTGGAAAAATCAGGGGTTAAGAAAATTGAAGATATAAAAGGGCAACGTGTTGGTGTTGGACCGGCAGGTGGAACTTCCGGAACCTACGTCCCATTAATCCATGAAGTTTTGGGATTGGATACTGATAATGTCCAGGCTGGCGCAAGTGACATGGCTTCCCAACAGATGGATGGCCAGCTTGACATCATCGGGTATGCAGCAGGTATTCCTATTTCTGCCGTATCAGAAATTGAAGTGCAAAGGAAAATCAATTTCTTTGGGATTGAAGGCGAAATGAGGGACAAGGTCATCGAAAAGTTCCCATACTTCTTCCCGTTCACGATTCCTGCCGACACATACACGACCTTGGATAAAGACATCGAAACGATTGCCATGTTCAACTTTGGAATTGTGCGTAAAGATGCCAATCAGGACTTTGTTTATGACCTGGTGAAAGCTTACCATGAAAATCATGACATGCTTGTAAAAACCCATGTTTCAATGGAAGAAGCTGTAGAAAAAGCAATCTTGATCAATAAAGATGTTCCGCTTCATCCAGGGGCAATTAAGTATTACGAAGAAAAAGGCATTGAATTGCCTGAGTCAGTCTATCCGCCAGAAATGAATAAAAAGTAG
- a CDS encoding NAD(P)H-dependent flavin oxidoreductase, whose translation MWDNRVNELLNIEYPIIQAPMAGGVTTPELVASVSNAGGLGMVGAGYMEPGQLRSQIREIKMLTSRSYGVNFFIPADFRISKLDFDLAFNRLQSVRDELNIKEEVLVLPDPKEDQVKFAELLDVIIEEKVPVCSFTFGIPSEEVISKLKRKGVILVGTATSVNEAVMNENAGMDIVVGQGSEAGGHRGSFSENGGDHLIGLMSLIPQITDRVSIPVIAAGGIMNGKGFIAALCLGAKGVQMGTAFLTCKESGAHKVYKEAVLQATDSDTVLTRAFSGKWARGIKNQFIIELEESMVPIPDYPIQNKLTSKIRKAAATENDSRFMSLWSGQSPGLAKDQTVKDLIRNIVSEAEEIRASIGGTGIAPGSI comes from the coding sequence ATGTGGGATAACAGGGTAAATGAGTTATTGAATATTGAATATCCAATTATACAAGCGCCAATGGCAGGAGGGGTGACAACCCCGGAACTGGTAGCATCGGTATCAAACGCAGGCGGCCTGGGTATGGTCGGTGCAGGATATATGGAACCAGGCCAGTTGAGAAGTCAAATAAGGGAAATCAAGATGCTAACGAGCAGGTCGTATGGAGTAAATTTTTTCATTCCGGCCGATTTTCGAATTTCAAAGCTTGATTTCGACTTGGCCTTCAACAGACTCCAGTCTGTTCGTGATGAGTTGAATATAAAGGAAGAGGTCCTGGTCCTCCCGGATCCGAAAGAGGATCAGGTTAAATTTGCCGAGTTGCTGGACGTCATCATCGAAGAAAAAGTCCCTGTCTGCTCATTTACCTTTGGCATTCCTTCGGAAGAAGTCATCTCAAAGTTGAAAAGGAAGGGTGTCATCCTCGTTGGAACTGCTACAAGTGTAAATGAAGCAGTGATGAATGAAAATGCAGGTATGGATATCGTTGTTGGCCAGGGAAGTGAAGCGGGCGGGCATCGCGGGTCTTTTTCGGAAAATGGTGGAGATCATTTGATTGGATTAATGTCGCTGATTCCCCAGATAACAGATAGGGTATCAATACCAGTTATTGCTGCCGGAGGGATCATGAATGGAAAAGGGTTCATAGCTGCGCTCTGTTTGGGGGCAAAGGGAGTGCAAATGGGGACTGCTTTCCTGACCTGCAAAGAAAGCGGTGCCCACAAAGTATACAAAGAAGCTGTTCTCCAGGCAACCGATTCAGATACTGTCTTGACCCGGGCATTTTCAGGGAAATGGGCCAGAGGTATCAAGAATCAATTCATAATAGAACTTGAAGAAAGTATGGTTCCTATTCCTGATTATCCAATTCAAAATAAACTGACCAGTAAAATAAGAAAGGCAGCAGCCACAGAGAATGACAGTCGGTTCATGTCGCTTTGGTCGGGACAAAGTCCAGGGCTGGCAAAGGATCAAACCGTTAAGGACTTAATCAGAAATATTGTTTCCGAAGCTGAGGAAATAAGGGCATCAATTGGAGGAACAGGTATCGCACCCGGGTCAATTTAA
- a CDS encoding response regulator encodes MIKVFIVEDDPMVLDVNIGFLKRLPLFQLCGSTTLGAEAVKEIQELKPDLILLDMFLPDLSGMEVMKLIRERNIPTDVIMITAARDAQTIHDFFRLGAVDYLVKPFRFDRFKSALETYEKMWNKLNAAPNLQQEDIDEFKQIQGQAEYLPKGLSEKTLKQIFFALMEQEEPVTSESLASVLGMARVTVRRYLEYLVQTKKIRVHIQYGSVGRPSHYYFI; translated from the coding sequence ATGATAAAAGTTTTTATAGTTGAAGACGATCCGATGGTTCTTGACGTAAATATTGGATTCCTGAAAAGGCTTCCCTTATTCCAATTGTGCGGTTCAACTACCCTGGGAGCAGAAGCTGTCAAGGAGATTCAAGAGCTGAAGCCAGATTTGATACTCCTTGATATGTTTTTGCCGGATTTATCCGGCATGGAAGTAATGAAGTTGATACGAGAAAGGAATATCCCTACGGATGTCATTATGATTACTGCAGCGAGAGATGCCCAGACCATCCATGATTTTTTCCGGTTAGGTGCGGTTGATTATTTGGTGAAGCCCTTCCGTTTTGACCGATTTAAATCAGCGCTCGAGACATACGAGAAAATGTGGAATAAATTAAATGCAGCTCCAAACCTGCAGCAGGAAGACATCGATGAATTCAAACAAATACAAGGACAGGCAGAATATTTACCAAAAGGCCTAAGTGAAAAAACGCTTAAGCAGATTTTTTTTGCATTGATGGAACAGGAAGAACCTGTTACGTCCGAAAGCCTTGCATCTGTATTGGGGATGGCAAGGGTGACGGTAAGGAGATATTTGGAGTATCTTGTACAAACTAAAAAAATCAGGGTGCATATCCAATATGGAAGTGTCGGACGGCCAAGTCATTATTATTTTATTTGA
- a CDS encoding ATP-binding protein, with protein MVYSISNAFEKELGERATAIARTVAQMSSIRNNVGKPGGETIIQPFAERTRLATNVDYIVIIDMNRIRYSHPSESLIGKEFVGGDEKASLSEHEYVSKAKGTLGNSVRAFVPIMNEEGVVQVGVAVVGILTPTFHSLVAQYQNDIFLSLIWGLLIGLFGSLVLANNIKKQTFNLEPYEIARLAEERSAVMQAMDMGIIAADENGKITFMNRLAKEYVFNDSEKEITRDNSLTEILPNLNDSISKALYNTHSLQITNRSMNIFDKIYLVSLYPIYVKGDSAGSFITMVDKTEANRLAEELTGVKTLVDALRAQNHEYMNKLHSIAGLIQLERTEEALDIIIDETTDEENIIQFLKDSISDYSISGLLLGKRARARELGIQFHFDRRSYLHHLLDGFSPGDIITVLGNLIENAFEAYLPQERNKIVVCFLQGDENHLMIMVRDKGKGIRAEDRNNIFTYGFSTKAKEGRGIGLALVKQIVESQGGKVEIHSEINKGTEITIEVERRGENDKSFYS; from the coding sequence ATGGTTTACAGTATTTCGAATGCTTTTGAAAAAGAGCTGGGTGAGCGGGCTACAGCCATAGCCAGAACAGTTGCCCAAATGTCCAGTATCCGAAATAATGTCGGAAAGCCGGGAGGAGAAACTATTATCCAGCCTTTTGCGGAACGGACCAGACTTGCTACCAATGTGGATTATATTGTGATCATAGATATGAATCGTATCCGATACTCACATCCATCAGAAAGCCTTATTGGCAAGGAGTTTGTCGGTGGGGATGAGAAGGCATCATTGTCAGAACATGAGTATGTGTCAAAAGCGAAAGGGACATTGGGCAATTCGGTCAGGGCTTTTGTGCCGATTATGAATGAAGAAGGAGTGGTTCAGGTCGGGGTAGCCGTTGTCGGGATTCTTACTCCAACTTTCCATTCTCTTGTAGCACAGTATCAGAATGATATCTTTCTTTCTCTTATATGGGGCTTGTTGATTGGGCTGTTCGGTTCTTTAGTCCTGGCAAATAATATCAAAAAACAAACATTTAACCTGGAGCCTTATGAAATTGCCAGGCTGGCCGAAGAACGTTCAGCAGTAATGCAGGCAATGGATATGGGGATCATTGCTGCTGATGAAAACGGGAAAATCACTTTTATGAATCGGCTGGCTAAAGAATACGTGTTTAATGACTCAGAAAAAGAAATAACAAGGGACAATAGCTTGACAGAGATTCTTCCTAATTTAAATGATAGTATATCAAAAGCCCTCTATAACACTCATTCCCTGCAAATTACAAATCGGAGTATGAATATATTTGATAAAATTTATCTGGTATCTCTCTATCCGATTTACGTTAAGGGTGATTCGGCTGGCTCATTTATTACAATGGTTGATAAGACTGAAGCAAACCGTCTGGCTGAAGAGCTTACAGGGGTAAAAACGCTGGTGGATGCCTTAAGGGCGCAAAATCACGAATATATGAATAAACTACATAGCATTGCAGGTTTAATACAATTGGAAAGAACCGAAGAAGCCCTTGATATTATAATTGATGAAACAACCGATGAAGAGAATATCATTCAATTTCTGAAGGATTCGATATCGGACTATTCTATTTCGGGCTTGCTTTTAGGAAAAAGAGCAAGGGCCCGGGAGCTTGGAATCCAGTTTCATTTTGACAGGCGCAGTTATCTGCATCACCTTTTGGATGGCTTCAGTCCAGGTGATATTATCACAGTCCTTGGAAATTTGATTGAAAATGCCTTTGAGGCATATTTACCTCAAGAAAGAAATAAAATCGTCGTATGCTTTCTGCAGGGTGATGAAAATCATTTGATGATTATGGTACGGGACAAAGGGAAAGGAATCAGGGCTGAAGATCGGAACAATATTTTCACATACGGTTTCAGCACTAAGGCAAAGGAAGGTAGAGGGATTGGACTGGCCCTTGTCAAGCAGATTGTCGAGTCCCAGGGAGGAAAGGTCGAAATACATTCCGAAATCAACAAAGGGACAGAAATAACCATTGAAGTTGAAAGAAGGGGAGAGAATGATAAAAGTTTTTATAGTTGA
- a CDS encoding TRAP transporter permease, with the protein MSKEKTEQIEMINKPVLEMLEEAEEEEQVESATEARRFTGWTKILFTSIAVIGALFHLYILNFHPIDPWLFRSAHLLFGSVLGFMLFPGWKKANLRIHIVDWVLILASIGIFIYIYMNLKQLLFRFGVLPTTMDFIVALAGILLVLELTRRTSGWTLPILAGIFILYAFIGPYLPSILNHSGYSIERFTTYIYGLDGVFGVTLDVSSKYILLFIIFGAFLQMSGVGRYFIDFSFTLAGGMRGGPAKVAVISSGLMGMMNGTSAGNAVATGSLTIPLMKRVGYNGRFAAATEATASAGGQIMIPIMGAGAFLMAEITGIRYSEIVIAATIPAILYFLSVYFMVDFEAIKKGMKGISRKDLPSLKSILKKAYLFVPIILLIGMLLKGYSVIMSGTYSILACLAISWVGKETRMGLKKVLEALELGMKNTIQLLAVCATAGIIVGVIALTGVGLRFSSMLFSVAGNSEFLALLFAMFIAIFLGMGMPTTAAYAVGASVVAPGLVNLGIEPLFAHMFVFYYAVMSAITPPVALAAYAAAGIAGTDPMKTGVEAFRLGIAAFIVPFMFIYSPQLLMVGSFMEISIAVTTAAIGIYLLSASVQGWFAGRRAIWVTRVLLIIAALLSIDSGLKTDLIALVIIASAVAVQLIIVKKEADQTLAV; encoded by the coding sequence ATGAGCAAGGAAAAAACAGAGCAAATCGAAATGATCAATAAGCCGGTCCTTGAGATGCTTGAAGAAGCTGAAGAGGAGGAACAGGTCGAAAGTGCCACCGAGGCACGAAGGTTCACAGGCTGGACTAAGATCCTTTTTACCTCGATTGCTGTAATCGGAGCGCTGTTCCATTTATATATTTTAAACTTTCACCCGATTGATCCATGGCTATTCCGAAGCGCCCATTTACTGTTTGGATCGGTTCTGGGCTTCATGCTTTTCCCGGGGTGGAAAAAAGCGAATCTACGGATTCATATTGTCGATTGGGTACTTATCCTGGCAAGCATCGGTATCTTTATCTATATATATATGAATTTAAAACAATTGCTTTTCCGGTTTGGTGTCCTGCCGACAACAATGGACTTTATCGTAGCATTGGCAGGAATATTGCTGGTCCTTGAACTTACAAGGAGGACAAGTGGGTGGACGCTCCCAATCCTTGCAGGCATATTCATTCTCTATGCCTTCATCGGTCCGTACCTTCCAAGCATCCTTAACCATAGCGGCTACAGTATTGAACGCTTTACTACCTATATTTATGGTCTTGACGGTGTATTCGGAGTCACGCTCGATGTTTCGTCCAAATATATTTTGCTTTTTATTATTTTTGGTGCGTTTTTGCAAATGTCGGGTGTAGGACGCTACTTTATTGACTTTTCTTTTACCCTTGCAGGAGGAATGCGCGGAGGCCCTGCTAAAGTAGCCGTCATTTCCAGCGGATTGATGGGAATGATGAATGGTACATCAGCAGGAAATGCGGTTGCAACCGGTTCGTTGACGATTCCTTTGATGAAGCGAGTAGGCTATAATGGCCGATTTGCTGCAGCAACAGAGGCAACTGCCTCGGCTGGGGGCCAGATCATGATCCCAATCATGGGCGCGGGGGCTTTCCTGATGGCCGAAATTACCGGAATCCGCTATAGCGAAATTGTTATTGCAGCGACCATTCCGGCGATATTATACTTTCTGTCTGTATATTTCATGGTGGATTTTGAAGCAATCAAAAAGGGCATGAAGGGAATATCAAGAAAAGATCTGCCAAGTCTGAAAAGCATTTTGAAAAAGGCCTACTTGTTTGTGCCAATCATCCTGTTAATCGGAATGCTGCTAAAAGGATATTCTGTCATCATGTCGGGAACATACAGCATTCTGGCATGTCTCGCTATCAGCTGGGTTGGCAAGGAAACGAGAATGGGATTAAAGAAGGTCCTGGAAGCTTTAGAACTTGGGATGAAAAACACAATTCAACTATTAGCAGTTTGTGCCACCGCCGGCATTATCGTGGGGGTAATCGCATTAACAGGTGTTGGCCTTAGATTCAGCTCCATGCTCTTTTCAGTGGCGGGAAACAGTGAATTCCTTGCTCTCTTGTTCGCTATGTTCATTGCGATTTTCCTCGGAATGGGTATGCCGACAACAGCAGCCTATGCCGTGGGTGCTTCCGTTGTTGCACCTGGATTGGTTAACCTGGGAATTGAACCACTGTTTGCGCATATGTTCGTCTTCTACTATGCTGTCATGTCAGCCATCACACCGCCAGTCGCTCTGGCAGCCTATGCGGCAGCTGGAATTGCAGGCACTGACCCGATGAAAACGGGAGTGGAAGCATTCAGACTTGGAATTGCAGCCTTCATCGTGCCTTTCATGTTTATCTACAGCCCGCAATTATTGATGGTAGGAAGCTTTATGGAGATCTCCATTGCTGTAACCACAGCAGCCATCGGTATTTATCTGCTGTCAGCCAGTGTCCAAGGCTGGTTCGCAGGACGGCGCGCCATTTGGGTCACGAGGGTTTTGCTAATCATTGCTGCTCTTCTTTCAATTGATTCTGGCTTAAAGACAGATTTAATCGCGCTTGTGATCATTGCTTCGGCTGTTGCTGTCCAGCTAATCATTGTGAAAAAAGAGGCAGATCAAACACTGGCAGTCTAA
- a CDS encoding MATE family efflux transporter, producing the protein MKNNSAKLSLFAITWPLFIEILLYMLMGNADTLMLSQYSDNSVAAVGVSNQILSMVIVMFGFIATGTAILVAQNLGAKMDDDAREVSAVSIGANLVFGLLLSAAVFLFSEQLLKLMDLPPELFEEANSYLKIVGGFSFIQSLIMTVSSIIRSYGFTRDIMYVTIGMNVLNVIGNYLFIFGPFGFPVLGVEGVAISTTVSRILGLLAAIYVMTKRVPGSLPISMLFSFPKKHLKNLLNIGIPSAGEHLSYNGSQMVITYFIATLGTQALTAKVYTQNIMMFIFLFSIAISQGTQILIGHMVGAKEIENAYKRALKSLKLAIIISIVTAALVSFFSKDLLGIFTDNISIIELGSTLILLTIILEPGRSFNLVLISSLRAAGDVKFPVYMGILSMWGVSVTLSYFLGIYLGMGLVGIWIAFIADEWLRGLFMLWRWRSRVWVKKSFVAEAQPVQVE; encoded by the coding sequence ATGAAGAATAATTCTGCTAAACTATCACTTTTTGCCATTACATGGCCTCTTTTTATTGAGATTCTGCTTTATATGCTGATGGGGAATGCGGATACACTGATGCTTTCCCAGTATTCGGATAATTCCGTGGCTGCAGTTGGGGTCTCAAACCAGATCCTTTCCATGGTCATCGTTATGTTCGGTTTCATTGCGACAGGTACTGCAATCCTGGTTGCTCAGAACCTAGGCGCGAAAATGGATGACGATGCCCGGGAAGTTTCCGCGGTCTCAATCGGTGCAAACCTTGTATTTGGATTGCTGCTTAGCGCAGCCGTGTTCCTTTTTAGTGAGCAATTGCTCAAATTAATGGACCTGCCGCCTGAGCTGTTTGAAGAAGCCAATTCCTATCTAAAAATTGTCGGCGGATTTTCGTTTATTCAATCGTTGATCATGACGGTGAGCAGTATTATCCGCAGCTATGGCTTTACCCGGGATATCATGTATGTCACGATCGGGATGAATGTGCTGAATGTCATCGGCAACTATTTGTTCATCTTCGGCCCATTCGGCTTCCCGGTCCTTGGTGTAGAAGGTGTGGCGATTTCCACCACTGTCAGCCGGATCCTCGGATTGTTGGCTGCCATTTATGTGATGACGAAGCGGGTTCCTGGATCATTGCCAATCTCGATGCTTTTCAGTTTTCCAAAAAAACATTTGAAAAACCTGCTTAATATTGGGATTCCTTCTGCGGGTGAGCATTTGAGCTACAATGGGTCCCAGATGGTAATCACGTATTTTATCGCTACCCTTGGAACCCAGGCATTGACGGCTAAGGTTTATACACAAAACATCATGATGTTCATCTTCCTTTTCAGTATCGCCATCAGCCAGGGGACACAGATTTTGATTGGCCACATGGTAGGCGCAAAGGAAATTGAGAATGCATATAAGCGGGCACTAAAAAGCTTGAAGCTGGCTATTATCATTTCTATCGTTACTGCTGCCCTTGTCTCTTTCTTTTCAAAAGACTTGCTAGGAATTTTCACTGATAATATAAGCATCATCGAACTCGGCAGCACATTGATTTTGCTCACGATTATACTTGAACCAGGCAGATCCTTTAACCTGGTACTGATCAGTTCACTCAGGGCGGCCGGGGATGTGAAGTTCCCTGTTTATATGGGAATCCTGTCAATGTGGGGAGTCAGTGTGACTTTGTCTTATTTCCTGGGTATCTATCTCGGTATGGGGCTGGTCGGAATATGGATCGCCTTCATCGCCGACGAATGGCTGCGCGGACTGTTCATGCTTTGGCGCTGGAGGTCGAGAGTATGGGTCAAGAAGTCTTTTGTAGCTGAAGCACAACCTGTCCAAGTGGAATAA
- a CDS encoding tartrate dehydrogenase yields MDQLDISVIPGDGIGKEIVPATLQVLDTLADLHGGVKFRYQTHPWSCEYYLEHGRMMSEDGIEQLKQTNAIFLGAVGNPQIVPDHISLWGLLIKIRRECEQVINIRPAKFIEGIKSPLAEPNHFDFIVVRENSEGEYSESGGRIHSGKDEIAVQNAIFTRKATERTIRYAFKLAQTRKGRVTSATKSNGIVHSMPFWDGVFNELSAEFPGIETESNHIDALCAFLVSKAHHFDVIVASNLFGDILTDLGAAIMGSIGIAPAANINLTGQYPSMFEPVHGSAPDIVGRGIANPIGQLWTGKMMLDHLGLNELGTLLLRAIEDSIAEGVKTRDIGGSSNTQEVITHINSKILSY; encoded by the coding sequence GTGGACCAACTAGATATATCCGTAATACCAGGTGATGGAATCGGCAAGGAAATAGTTCCTGCGACACTGCAAGTCTTAGACACTCTCGCCGACCTTCATGGCGGGGTGAAGTTCCGTTATCAAACACATCCGTGGAGCTGTGAGTATTATCTTGAACATGGCCGGATGATGTCCGAAGACGGAATTGAACAACTTAAGCAAACAAATGCTATTTTTCTTGGGGCGGTCGGTAATCCCCAGATTGTTCCAGACCATATTTCTTTATGGGGCCTGCTGATCAAAATCCGCCGCGAATGCGAGCAGGTGATCAATATCCGGCCTGCAAAATTTATAGAGGGAATCAAATCCCCTCTTGCAGAACCGAATCATTTTGACTTTATTGTAGTCCGTGAAAATAGTGAAGGAGAGTACAGTGAATCAGGAGGGAGAATCCATAGCGGTAAAGATGAAATCGCGGTCCAAAATGCGATCTTTACCCGTAAAGCAACGGAAAGGACAATACGCTATGCCTTTAAGCTGGCGCAGACCAGAAAGGGCAGAGTTACGAGTGCGACCAAATCAAATGGAATTGTCCACAGCATGCCATTCTGGGATGGGGTATTCAACGAACTCAGCGCTGAGTTCCCGGGGATTGAAACAGAAAGCAATCATATTGATGCTTTATGTGCCTTTTTAGTTTCGAAGGCCCACCATTTTGATGTCATTGTTGCCAGCAACCTGTTTGGCGATATCCTGACCGATCTTGGAGCGGCGATCATGGGAAGCATTGGCATCGCACCGGCGGCGAATATTAATCTGACTGGACAATATCCTTCCATGTTTGAGCCTGTGCATGGGTCAGCGCCGGATATTGTAGGCCGCGGAATAGCCAACCCGATCGGGCAACTCTGGACAGGAAAAATGATGCTCGATCACCTCGGGTTGAATGAACTTGGCACTTTATTGCTCCGTGCAATTGAAGATTCGATTGCGGAAGGAGTAAAAACACGAGATATCGGCGGTTCTTCAAATACTCAGGAAGTCATCACCCATATTAATTCAAAGATTCTATCCTATTAA
- a CDS encoding DctP family TRAP transporter solute-binding subunit produces MAEDNEQLSREERIVIRFSHIVGEKTPKGMAARKFASLVKEKSNGFVEVQVFPNGYLYKDGEEIDALLRGDIQMIAPATAKISSYVPEWQAIDLPFAFQDTDEVHEYLEGNVGNKLLNELERKGFYPLGMWENGFKQMTNTSKPLVKPEDFRGLRFRIMPSEIIRQQFLELKAELQTNSFNEVYQLLEKNKIDGQENTYSNIVSKGIHSQQKYMTVSNHGYLGYVVLLKKEFWDKLPEDIQQILQESIEEVTAWEKTMARKLNDESLQELKNCGCVEIHYLSEEEKQLWEEALKPIYQRFTNRFGAEYIKQLPRNKEAEH; encoded by the coding sequence GTGGCAGAAGATAACGAGCAGCTTAGCAGGGAAGAAAGAATTGTCATCCGGTTTTCCCATATCGTCGGGGAAAAAACTCCAAAGGGAATGGCTGCTAGAAAGTTTGCCAGCCTAGTCAAAGAGAAATCGAACGGGTTTGTCGAGGTCCAGGTATTCCCGAATGGTTATCTTTATAAGGATGGAGAGGAAATCGATGCACTGCTAAGGGGTGACATCCAAATGATTGCCCCTGCCACAGCCAAAATCAGCTCATATGTGCCTGAATGGCAAGCCATTGACTTGCCTTTTGCTTTCCAGGATACCGATGAAGTCCATGAGTATCTTGAAGGGAATGTCGGAAACAAATTATTAAACGAGCTAGAGAGGAAAGGTTTTTATCCATTGGGCATGTGGGAAAATGGATTCAAGCAAATGACCAATACTTCAAAGCCGCTTGTCAAGCCCGAAGATTTCCGCGGATTAAGGTTCCGGATCATGCCAAGCGAGATAATCAGGCAGCAATTTCTGGAACTGAAAGCAGAATTGCAAACCAATTCTTTCAATGAGGTCTATCAGTTACTGGAGAAAAACAAGATTGATGGCCAGGAAAATACATATTCCAACATCGTCAGCAAAGGAATCCATTCTCAGCAGAAATATATGACTGTCAGCAATCATGGTTATCTCGGTTATGTCGTATTGCTGAAAAAAGAATTCTGGGACAAGTTGCCTGAAGATATCCAGCAAATTCTCCAGGAATCCATTGAAGAGGTTACTGCATGGGAAAAGACGATGGCCAGGAAGTTGAATGATGAGAGTTTACAAGAGTTGAAGAATTGTGGCTGTGTTGAAATCCACTATTTATCAGAAGAAGAAAAACAGTTATGGGAAGAAGCTCTCAAGCCGATTTACCAGAGATTCACCAATCGGTTTGGAGCAGAATATATAAAACAGCTTCCGAGGAACAAAGAGGCAGAACACTAA